In Geotalea uraniireducens, the genomic window CGCCGACTTGGCGGAGCTGCCGCTCATCCTCTACGGCGAGGGGTTTGCCCTCAATCCGCTGATCATGGCCGCCTGCCGGACGGCCGGCTTCCCCCCCCGGGTGGCGACCCGGTCGAGCCAGCTCGATCTGGTGGTCGAACTGGTTGCCTCGGGTCTCGGCGGCGCCTTCCTCCCCCGGCTGATCGCCGAGCAGCGCCCCCACCCGGCCACAAAACGCATCCCGGTGGGAGCGCCGGAGATCTACTGGCACATGGCCCTGATCTGGCGGCGCGACGGCTACCTCTCCCACGCCGCCCAGGCCTGGCTGGCCATGGCCGGCGACCCCGACGTCAGCGGTGGCTAGCCGGCGCTCGGTTACGTATTTCACAAGACCCGGAGCCAGTACGCAACGCTACTCCGGCAACAACAAAGGCGGCCGCTTGACCGCCTTTTGACTTATTGTATGCCGTCCCCGGAGCTCCGCCGCATCATGGAATTATAGCCGCCCTGGTAGGGGCCGAGGATTTTTTCCAGATGGGGTCTGAGGAAGGCCAGGAGTGCCAGCATGGCGTCGGCGGGATTCGGGCAGCCGTGGCGGGAAGCGGCGAGGTTGTAGTAAATCCGGCAGGCCAGCGGGCGCATGGCGTAGATGCCGCAGTTGCGCCGAGCGCGGTTGAAGAAGGGGCAGAAGCCGTCGTTGTCGTGCGGCTGGGGCAGAAGGTCGAGGAGCGCCTGCTCCCGGGCGAAGACGTCGGGGCGGCAGAGGCAGCAGGAGCCGGTGACGCAGCCGGCAGCGGCCGCATCGGTGTGGCAGAAGGTATGGGGGAAGACGCGCCGGCCGAAGCGGTCGGCCGCCCGGTAAATGAAGGCGAGCTGCCGCCCCTGGTCCGCCCCGGCCCGCTCGGCCCAGATGACCCGGCGTTTGAGTCGCTCGATCTCCCGCGCGACGAGTGCGGCACTCCCCGTGGCAGGGGCCAGGATGTGCAGAGGTGAACCAGGCATGGCTGAATCCCCCGAGACGTGGCTACCGACTAGCGCCGGAGCATGCGATGCAGCAGGCTGTCCAGGGCCGAAGCAAAGCGGTTGCGGTCGCTCATGCTGAACGGTGCCGGGCCGCCCCCCTGGATCATGCCGGTGTCGCGCAGCTCGCTCAACAGGTCGCGCATCGCCAGCCGGTCGCCGATAGACTCCTCGGTGTAGCGTTCGCCGCGCGGATTGAGCGCCACCCCCCCCTTGGCGACGACCCGGGCGGCCAGCGGCACGTCGGCGGTGACCACCAGGTCGGTCGGGAGGGCGTGCTCGGCGATGTAGTCGTCCGCCACGTCGAAGCCTTCAGCCACCACGATGGTCTCCACCAGTGGGCCGGCATGCTTGGCGAGGCTCTTGTTGGCCACCAGGCAGAGCGGCACCTGCAGCCGGGTCGAGGCCCGGAAGAGGATTTCTTTCACCGCCCGCGGGCAGGCATCGGCATCAATCCAGATCTTCATACAGCTCCCAACGATTCTTTTCGGGTGAACCTCTTGAAAACTACTGCGGGGCCGGTCTGCGGTGTTGCAAGAGGCTCAGGCGATAGCCACGATAGTGTAGAGCTTCCCCGCGCCGGCGTCCACCCCCGCTACCTCATCACCCGCCACCAGACCGAGCAGCCGTTTGCCCAAGGGGGAAGCCGGCGTAATAACCACGGTCTCTCCCGCCGGATCGGCCAGCTTCATCCCGCCGGCCTGGGGGCCGATGAACAGCCGGAGCGCCTCGCCCGCCTCGTCCTCCAAGGTCACCAGGGCGGTCAGCCGCACCGGCGTATCGTCGTCAAACGCCTGCAGCTCCAGGGTACGGTACGCCTCCAGACTCCGGCGGATCTCCTGCGCCCGGTTGGCCTGTCCCTGGGCGATGTAAGAGGCCTCCAGCGCCGTGGTGTCGTACTTGTTGTCCGGCTGACACTCCTCATGGGTGGCCGCGGCGTGGGCATGCCGGGCCGCCGCGGTGAACAGGGCCAGATCGGCCTCCAGCCGGGCGATAATCGTGGCGACGAGGTACTGTTTGGTCATACGCAGCGTGTTCCGCGGAAGAGATACACCCGACAGGCGGGCGAGGTGGCACTGTAGTTGATTCTCGCGTGGCCGTCAAGCAGCGGCTGGGCGGTCAGCCGAAGAATCTGCCGACCGAGTGGCCGCCGTCTTTATGCGTATCACCGGTACACCGCGTCATGGCTGCCGATGTCGAGGAGGATGATCTCGTTTTCGGTGATCATGGCGGTCAGAGTGATGCGGTAGGAATCGGTCAACCTGACGGCATGACATCCGGCCATGCTTGCCGGAAAGTATGGCTGTCCGTAAAATTTGGAGTTAGCGTAGTTCTTAACGGGATAGATTGTAGTTGTCTTTTTTATCGTGCCATATATTATATTGTATTATAAAGATGTTATGTAATGATTGTGTATTTAGCAAAAAGGTACGATAGAGATGACGCAAGCCGCCTTTGTAGATATTCCGCTCAAACTCCCGCTCCTGTCGTTCGACTCTCCGCTCACGGATGTGATCATGGAGCTGGAGCATCTGCGGCGGCTGACCTTGAGTGGCGACACGCCGGCAGCCATATTTTACCAATTAAAGCAGATCTTCCATCTGCTGGAAAGCCTCGGTTCTGCCAGGATCGAGGGGAATCACACCACCCTGGCGGATTACGTCGAGGCGAAAATCGCTGCCGAATCGTCGCAGGGCGAGCAGATGCGGGAAATCGAGAACATCGAGCACGCCATGTCGTTTCTCGAAGAAGCCGTTGCCAAGGGGAGTCCCATTACCCATCAGTTCATCCGCGAGCAGCACGTCCTGACGGTGCGGGGGCTGGACCGCGAAGGGGACCGGACGCCCGGCGCATACCGGACCGGCTCGGTCGCCATTGCCGGCGCAAGCCACCTGCCGCCCGATGCACTGCGGGTGCCTGACTACATGGAAGAGCTGGTAGGGTTCATCAACCGTGACGACCCGCCCAAGTACGACCTGCTGAAAGCAGCCCTTGCCCACCACCGGTTTGCCTGGATTCACCCTTTCAGCAACGGCAACGGCCGGGTCGTCCGCCTGCTCACCTATGCGCTGCTGATCAAATACGGCTTCAACGTGCGTGCCGGCGGGCGCGTGCTCAATCCAACGGCCGTATTCTGCAATGACCGTGAACGGTATTATGCCATGCTGTCGCGGGCCGACGGTGGCGGCGACGACGGAATTGCCGAGTGGTGCCTGTACGTGCTGGCGGGGATCAGGGACGAACTGGCAAAGGTGGACCAGCTGACCCGTTACGAGGTCCTCAAGGAACGGATTCTCTTCCCGGCCCTGGATTACAGCCGGACGCGCGGCCTGATCACCCGGACCGAAGAGACGGTGCTGCGCCGTGCCGCCGAGCTTGGCACCTTCAAGGCGAGCGACTTCGGGGAGCTGTTTCCCGATCTGACCGAGCGGCAGCGCACCTACCAACTGAAAAAACTCGTCGACGCCCGGATGCTCCAGCCGATCCGGCCCCACGCCCGGGCCTACACCATCAACTTCGTCAATAATGCCCTGATCCGGGCGGTCATGCGGATTCTTGTCAGAGAAGGCTTTGTGCCGGCGTTGGATTGATGGAGTGTTGCGGGCTGAAATGCTAAAGGCGGCCTGATAGCCGCCTTGAAATTGGTATGGTGTCCATTTATTTCAACTGCTCCCGCGCAGTTGCACGCGACCTACGCTGATCGGAGTCACGCATGAACCACGCCTCCCGTAACCGCCTCACCGACCGTCACCTCGAACGTTTCCCCGGTGAGAGTCTCTTCGACCGCATCGCCCGTGCCGTCTGCCGCGCCGGCTGCCTGCCGCGCAAGGAACTCTACGAGGCCTGGGAGGTGGCGCGGCGGGTGCGGCGACGTCTGCGCGGCGGCCGCATTATCGACCTCGCCTGCGGCCACGGCCTCCTCTCCAGCATCCTGCTTCTCCTCGACGATAGCTCCCCGCACGCCCTCGGTATCGACCGTGCCCTGCCGCCGAGCGCGGGAAAGCTGCAGACGGTGCTGGAGAACGCCTGGCCACGCTTGGCCGGGCGGGTGGAGTTGCGTCGTGGGGAGCTTGAGGAGGTGGCATTGACGGCGGACGATCTGGTGGTCTCGGTTCACGCCTGTGGCGGTCTCACCGACCGGGTCATGGATCTGGCCATCGCGGCGCGCGCCCGGCTGGCGGTGCTGCCGTGCTGCCACGAGCTGGCGAGCGGCAGCGGCGTGGAGTTGCGCGGCTGGCTGGACGGAGCGCTGGCGATGGATGTGGCCCGCGTCGGACGGCTGCAGGCGGCCGGCTACCGGGTGGTGACGCAGACGATCCCGGCGGAGATTACACCGAAGAACCGGTTGCTGCTGGCGGAGCCGGAGTGAGGTGAGGGGGCTGTGCTGTATGGGTGAGAAGTGGCAGCCGGTTGGTTGCCTTTTGAATTTAAATAGGTATGGTGTTCCTGTATTTCCCCTTGATCATCCGCGGGGATGAAACAGCAAAGGCGGCCAATCGGCCGCCTTTTGAATTAAGTATGCTGTCCCCGAAATTTGCCAGTGTTAGTTGAAACAAAAAGGAACAGCTGCGTTTTGAAAGGACATTAACATGTTATGTCCCATAAGCTTCCAGTCTTCATTTAGCCCACAGGTAAATTTGTTACCCATTTTGCCCATACTGAAAGGGCAGAACCATATCTTGCCTTAGTTGCATCAGACCAAGAATATCCGAATTTCTCCGCCAGTATTGTTCCAATCTCTTTTGTCTTGATATCTTTAGCTGATTTAATGATTGAGATTACAGCCTCAATGTTCTTAGTCTTTAAAACACAAGTCGCTAACCATTTTGTATAGTCAATATCTCCTATCAAATTTAATTCCAATTTTTTATTTGATTCGGTAACCATGTTCAATTCTTTGAGAACATAAATTGAGTTTCTTTTTCCGTTCTTTGTTAACTCTGATTTGCTGTTCTGACCCGAAGCAATTAATTGAATTACCTCCAAAACTACTGGCGGTGGTGCATCACCGAAAAAGTTTCCTGAAAATCTTGGAACATTTGTTCTTGGCTTAATTGAAATGTCTTTTGCTGAAGAATCTGGTATGTGGCTAATATAATTGCCATTCACAATAACAATTCCGATGGCTGCCAACCATTCTACAGTCCGTTTCACATATATATCCCAGGTTTTTTCTGCAAACTGTGATGTAGAGTACACTTCTTTTAAAGTTGATTTTATCTCGTCATAAGTTACTTCGAATCCAGAACCTTTATTTGAAATCAAGCTTCTCAATACAACATGGCTTTTCCAAAAGCGATGAAGCGCAATCAAGGACTCTTGCTCTGTTGCACAAAGTGAAGAAAGGGTCCTCTTTTTTCGACTTGATTCAGAACTACCCATCATAATCATATCACGCACGATGTTATCAGTAGTTCCATCACCTACCTTTAATTCAGCACCTAAATCCTCAAAAGTAATAGTACTCTTTCCCAAAATGTACTTTAGTGCATCTAAGTATCTTCTACAATCGCTCTGCGGAATATAACTAACAGGAATTTGTGGTACCTTGCCAGTGAGAACATAGTCTCTAAAAATATCCCAATAGAGGATCAATCTAGAACCACTTCGAAGAATTAACCTTTTATTTATTAAAGATTTAACGGTATCTCCACCATAATTTTCTTCTATCTGAAAAAATTCAGCTGGGGAGTCAGCTGCTATTTTTTGAATGCAACTTAATTCATTTGAAGGTAGTTCTTCGAGCTCTTTCTTGAACAATTCACTTATGTTTAATGATTTACCCAAGATTTCTGACTGGTCATATCCTTCTTTAATAAGCTTGTAAACATGTATACATAACTTTTTAAGTAACCAAGGATATCCTTGACAGTGATCAGAAAGTATTCTTTTTAGTTGAGGATTAATTGTTTGATTGAGTTCTTTAGTAAACATAGTCAAGGCACTGGCAACTTCAGAAGGAGAAAATGGTGTCAAACTAAATTCACGCCTACTATCAGAAATACCTTGCCACATGTGATACGCAGGATGGTCTTGAGGTATTGTGCCATCCGTTTTCCAAGAGAATCCTAGTATAATGTTTTCTTGCAACGAATCTATTGATGTACATATACTATAAAGTTCATTAAACAGTGGGGCTAATTCTTGTTTCGCAAATATTTCTTCAAACTGATCAAAAAACAACACTATTGTTTTCTTATTTTTACTAAGACTTTCTAGTAGTTCTTGCAAGGATGGATCTGAGAATGGGTCTGAGCTCGCTCCAAGTCTAAGATCATTTTTTGGTTTTTC contains:
- a CDS encoding methyltransferase, with product MRRRLRGGRIIDLACGHGLLSSILLLLDDSSPHALGIDRALPPSAGKLQTVLENAWPRLAGRVELRRGELEEVALTADDLVVSVHACGGLTDRVMDLAIAARARLAVLPCCHELASGSGVELRGWLDGALAMDVARVGRLQAAGYRVVTQTIPAEITPKNRLLLAEPE
- a CDS encoding transcription elongation factor GreAB, with translation MTKQYLVATIIARLEADLALFTAAARHAHAAATHEECQPDNKYDTTALEASYIAQGQANRAQEIRRSLEAYRTLELQAFDDDTPVRLTALVTLEDEAGEALRLFIGPQAGGMKLADPAGETVVITPASPLGKRLLGLVAGDEVAGVDAGAGKLYTIVAIA
- a CDS encoding Fic family protein, with the translated sequence MTQAAFVDIPLKLPLLSFDSPLTDVIMELEHLRRLTLSGDTPAAIFYQLKQIFHLLESLGSARIEGNHTTLADYVEAKIAAESSQGEQMREIENIEHAMSFLEEAVAKGSPITHQFIREQHVLTVRGLDREGDRTPGAYRTGSVAIAGASHLPPDALRVPDYMEELVGFINRDDPPKYDLLKAALAHHRFAWIHPFSNGNGRVVRLLTYALLIKYGFNVRAGGRVLNPTAVFCNDRERYYAMLSRADGGGDDGIAEWCLYVLAGIRDELAKVDQLTRYEVLKERILFPALDYSRTRGLITRTEETVLRRAAELGTFKASDFGELFPDLTERQRTYQLKKLVDARMLQPIRPHARAYTINFVNNALIRAVMRILVREGFVPALD
- a CDS encoding restriction endonuclease; translated protein: MLLKIEVAVSENISSTERGKLLENIGSEVLSVMQYDVTEEVRLTGMEVDLLAKHRLSGEVIYVECKAYRQTLAADVILKLHGAVSFKSVSSGWLLTTGDLGKDAKGLVSEWELKDPTERRKLQFYTPQRLIELLVGSKIVCDPNKLIKPNGYLYANETYLLLTNFGRFWATPTVDVSAGINQNVLLFDAITGNPITDNKIIKDISSTDTSLKELNWVSASSKCSSTLQDIKSEMQSIVSVPASDHWSDYRPARPQDFVGRKQVISDIYDYFDKVRCQDTTTRLIAIKAPSGWGKSSILLKLKSISSSKRNKKKIYFYAVDSRAAVSRRYAELAIIKCFKNAIEEGFVEKPKNDLRLGASSDPFSDPSLQELLESLSKNKKTIVLFFDQFEEIFAKQELAPLFNELYSICTSIDSLQENIILGFSWKTDGTIPQDHPAYHMWQGISDSRREFSLTPFSPSEVASALTMFTKELNQTINPQLKRILSDHCQGYPWLLKKLCIHVYKLIKEGYDQSEILGKSLNISELFKKELEELPSNELSCIQKIAADSPAEFFQIEENYGGDTVKSLINKRLILRSGSRLILYWDIFRDYVLTGKVPQIPVSYIPQSDCRRYLDALKYILGKSTITFEDLGAELKVGDGTTDNIVRDMIMMGSSESSRKKRTLSSLCATEQESLIALHRFWKSHVVLRSLISNKGSGFEVTYDEIKSTLKEVYSTSQFAEKTWDIYVKRTVEWLAAIGIVIVNGNYISHIPDSSAKDISIKPRTNVPRFSGNFFGDAPPPVVLEVIQLIASGQNSKSELTKNGKRNSIYVLKELNMVTESNKKLELNLIGDIDYTKWLATCVLKTKNIEAVISIIKSAKDIKTKEIGTILAEKFGYSWSDATKARYGSALSVWAKWVTNLPVG
- a CDS encoding YkgJ family cysteine cluster protein, which codes for MPGSPLHILAPATGSAALVAREIERLKRRVIWAERAGADQGRQLAFIYRAADRFGRRVFPHTFCHTDAAAAGCVTGSCCLCRPDVFAREQALLDLLPQPHDNDGFCPFFNRARRNCGIYAMRPLACRIYYNLAASRHGCPNPADAMLALLAFLRPHLEKILGPYQGGYNSMMRRSSGDGIQ
- a CDS encoding YaiI/YqxD family protein, with translation MKIWIDADACPRAVKEILFRASTRLQVPLCLVANKSLAKHAGPLVETIVVAEGFDVADDYIAEHALPTDLVVTADVPLAARVVAKGGVALNPRGERYTEESIGDRLAMRDLLSELRDTGMIQGGGPAPFSMSDRNRFASALDSLLHRMLRR